The Verrucomicrobiota bacterium genomic sequence CGAGAATATCCGTATGGTCCCGCTTCAGGATGGCGTCGGCTGCCGGGTTCGCGCCGATCATGATCAATTTATCATCCGCCGCAAAGTCATACAGATGGATTCCCATCGGTGAGGAATGGACGATGCTGCGAAAGCGTTCCTCGGAATTGCGCATCGCCTGTTGGGTGCGTCGCCGTTCAAGGTGCCGCCACATGCCTTCCATCAGGAGGGTCAACTGGCGGGCGTCGGCCTCGGTGTAGGGTTCGTCTTTATTGGCCACCCCCACCACGGCCACGATGTGTTGATTCTGAAAAACCGGCACCCCCAGATGACTTTGAATCGCAACATGCCCCATGGGTGTCCCTTTTTTTTGAGACAGCATCCCAGGGTAGTCATTGGCGAAGACTGCGGCGCGTTGCCGGATCGGCTCGCCCCAGAGCCCGGTATCCGCGACGTTGAAAATCATCGGACGATCCGCAGTTTTGCAATCCGCCATGGCATCGCGCGACCACGCATACATCGTCAGCACGGATTCGTTTTCATTGGCAAACGCCACATAGCCGTACTGGCTGCCCGTCAGGCGCACGCCCTCTTCGAGCGCATAATTAACCAATTCGTGCTCCGTCCCGGCATCCATGCGGCCCAAATGAATCAACGATTCCATGCGGGCTTCTTCCATGGCGTGCTGATGCTCGGCCTGTTTACGCTCGGAAATGTCTGTGGCCATGCCCACATAGTGGGCGACCTTTCCTTGCTCGTTGTATAACATGGAGATGCTTAAATGCACCCAGACAATGTGGCCGTTCCGATGAAGGTAGCGCTTTTCCAAGTGGCAGGATGCCGCTTGGTTTTCCACCGCCTCACGCACCAACTTGCGCTCATACTCCCAATCAAGGACATGCGTGATCGTCTGAGGCGTCTGGGCGAGCAACTCTTCGGCGGTGTAACCCACCAGCCGTTGAAATTGCGGGTTCGACTCCACGATTTGGTTGTCCGCCCCCACCCAGATGATGCCGATCCCTGCCTGATCGAAGACCGTTCGGAACTTCATTTCCGCCGTCTTGCGCGCGGTAATATCGCGTACGGCGATGGCGAGCACCGGTTGTCCCTGGTAATCGATGGTTTTGAACTGCACTTCCACCGGCACGGTGCTCCCGTCCTGCTTGCGCATGGCACTTTCCCGCGTCCCGGCAGTCGGCAGGGTGGTCAGGCTCTGGCGGACGCTCTCGACGAGCTGCGGCGCCAAAAAGTCCAATACCGGACGCCCCACGATTTCACTCAGTTCGCAACCGAGCAATTCCGCCAGGCGCGGGGTGGCATCCAACACGAGGCCATCCTTGATGAGCGCCAGGCCTTCGCAGGCCGCCTCGTAAAATACGGTCAACCGCTCCGCATTGGCGGGAATCGGCGGCGTGGTGCTGGACGACTCGTTCATCTGGCGGGGACTTCTTTGCTATCCAGGTATATGACTGCGGGCGTAATCGCAAAGCGCGCGCAGGTTGGCCTCTGGCGTGTCGCGCGGCACTTCGCAACCGGCGCCCACGATGAATCGCCCGCCGGCCTGCCGATGGCACTCGCTCACGGCGGCAGTGACGGCTTCCGGCGTCGCATTGCGGAGCATGGCCACTGGATTCAGGTTCCCGAGGATGATTTGTTGCCCGCCCATCTGCGTCCGGCCTTCGGAGACGGGTACCAGGGAATCCAGATCCACGATATCGCAGCCCAACTGGCCCATCCCACGGAGGATTTTCCGGGCATTGCCGCAAATGTGCAGCCGCACGCCCATGCCCATGGCCCGCAATCCCGCCACCAGTTTCTGTTCGTATGGCAGCACAAACTCCTCGTAAATCTGCGGCCCGACCAGCGAGGCGGCGGCGTCGCCCACGCCAATGATATCCGCGCCCGCTTCCATTTGGGCGCGGGCAAACTGCAACTCCATTGCCACAATGAACTCGAACAAATCCCGGACAAACTGCGGATCATCGTAAAAATCCATCATCAACGTGTTGATGCCGCGCAAGTCCGCCGCCTGCGCGCAGGGGCCTTCCACCCAGCCTTCGATCAGCTTCTCGCCCCGCGTTTTCTCCTTGAACAACGCCGCCGCCTTCACCCGATCATGCATCCGTCCGCCGCCCAGGGGATCGGGCAGCTTCAATCGGACGAGTTCCGTTTTATCCATCAGGCGCGCCTGGTCCTCCAGGATGGCCGGCGGTTGGTCGTCGAAGTAGGCAATCTGCGCCCCGCAATCCGCCGCCTCGCGGGCCGGATCCGAAATGCAGGAAACATAATCAAAGCCAAACTTCCCGGCGGTGAACAATTGCGCCTCGACTAACGCGCGGTAATCGCTGGCATACCGTCCATAGGGGATGCCGCATTGATCGGCGGCAAACATCATGGTGATGGGCATGAGCGGTAGGTGATCTACCGGCAGCCCCTTAAGATGGTTCAAAATCCGTTCGCGACCATTCATGATAGTGTTGTTTGAGGGGATAACTTTCCAGAGTTGGCCATATTTACAAGATTTA encodes the following:
- a CDS encoding uroporphyrinogen decarboxylase family protein, translating into MNGRERILNHLKGLPVDHLPLMPITMMFAADQCGIPYGRYASDYRALVEAQLFTAGKFGFDYVSCISDPAREAADCGAQIAYFDDQPPAILEDQARLMDKTELVRLKLPDPLGGGRMHDRVKAAALFKEKTRGEKLIEGWVEGPCAQAADLRGINTLMMDFYDDPQFVRDLFEFIVAMELQFARAQMEAGADIIGVGDAAASLVGPQIYEEFVLPYEQKLVAGLRAMGMGVRLHICGNARKILRGMGQLGCDIVDLDSLVPVSEGRTQMGGQQIILGNLNPVAMLRNATPEAVTAAVSECHRQAGGRFIVGAGCEVPRDTPEANLRALCDYARSHIPG